From Pseudomonadota bacterium:
CGTGCCAAGCATTATATATTCTCAGCTTTATCCGGCTCCCGGCGGAATAGTGGCAGGGGTTTCCTTCATGAAGTGAAATTCAACCCGGCGGTTTTTGGCCCGGTTTTCAGGGCTGTCATTGGGAACCAGCGGCCGGGTATCGGCATAACCAACCGCCATCAGCCGTTTTGCCGGGATACCTTTTTCTTCAATTAGATAACGTAAAACCGCGGTTGCCCGGGAAGAAGAGAGCTCCCAGTTGGAAGGATAAAGAGGGGATGAAGTCATGGGAATATTATCCGTATGTCCCTCAATGGCAACCGGATAGTTGTTTTCGCTGATAATCTCGGTAATAGAATCAATAAATGGTTGAAACGTTTCTTTGATACTGGCTGAACCGGCATCAAACATCAGTTTGCCGGTGATTTTAAGGGTTACGCCGTTTTCATCAATAGTGACTTCCGCTTCCCTCTCCAACTCATGGTCTTCAATGGCCTGCTTGACTTTATCCCCCATCTCCAGCATATCGATCATGCTGCTTTCTTTTTCAGATAACTGGATGGAAATCGGGGTGCTGGATTTTTCCTGAAAATCTCCCGGGTTTTCGGTAACCGTGCCAAAGGCGTCTTTAACCGAGCCGAGCATGGTTCTGAATTTCACCACATCCATATTGGAAAAGGAAAGCAGGAGGACAAAAAAGGTCATCAGCAGGGTGGCCAGGTCAGCAAAGGTGGCCATCCAGGCTGGAGCTCCCTCCTCACACTCTTCACATTCTTCGCATTCAGTTTCCTGCTGCTGTTCTTCTGCCATTATGCTTCTTCCTCATTTGACTGACGCAGACTGGGACTTAAGAAAGCCTCCAGCTTACTGCGGACGATAATCGGGTTGTCACCTTCAAGGATAGAAAGAACACCCTGGATGACTACTTCCATCATCAGCACTTCTTCCGCCGACTTGCCACCTAGTTTTTCGGCAATGGGAATGGCAATCAGGTTGGCCACTACTGCGCCGTAAAAAGTAGTCAGCAGGGCCACGGCCATTGCCGGACCGATGGAGCCGGGGTCATCGAGTTTCTGGAGCATCTGCACCAGGCCGATAAGCGTTCCGATCATACCAAAGGCCGGGGCCAGGGCCCCGAGGGTTTTAAAAACTTTCTGGCCCATTGTATGCCGCTGCTTCATGAAACCGATTTCTGTTTTCAGAATGTCCCGCACCAGGCTGGGGGCGGTGCCATCGACAACCAGACGGATACCTTTGGCCAGGAAAGGATCATCAATTTCTTCTTTTTCCAGCGCGATTATACTTTCCTTCCGCGCTTTTACCGCCAGGTCGACAACTTTCTCAATGATTTCTTCCGGACTTGTTTTCGGGCTGAAAAATGCTTTCAGGGCGATTTTGATTGAGCCGATGACCCGATCAAGAGGGAAGGCAATCAGCATGGCGGCAACCGAGCCGCCAATAACGACGAGAACTGATGGAACATCAATAAAGG
This genomic window contains:
- a CDS encoding OmpA family protein, translated to MAEEQQQETECEECEECEEGAPAWMATFADLATLLMTFFVLLLSFSNMDVVKFRTMLGSVKDAFGTVTENPGDFQEKSSTPISIQLSEKESSMIDMLEMGDKVKQAIEDHELEREAEVTIDENGVTLKITGKLMFDAGSASIKETFQPFIDSITEIISENNYPVAIEGHTDNIPMTSSPLYPSNWELSSSRATAVLRYLIEEKGIPAKRLMAVGYADTRPLVPNDSPENRAKNRRVEFHFMKETPATIPPGAG
- a CDS encoding MotA/TolQ/ExbB proton channel family protein, which encodes FIDVPSVLVVIGGSVAAMLIAFPLDRVIGSIKIALKAFFSPKTSPEEIIEKVVDLAVKARKESIIALEKEEIDDPFLAKGIRLVVDGTAPSLVRDILKTEIGFMKQRHTMGQKVFKTLGALAPAFGMIGTLIGLVQMLQKLDDPGSIGPAMAVALLTTFYGAVVANLIAIPIAEKLGGKSAEEVLMMEVVIQGVLSILEGDNPIIVRSKLEAFLSPSLRQSNEEEA